ATTGAAACTTTATTAGCTTAGACTGTGTTCCAAACTCTTCACACCACTTTTATGTGAGTCATATAGTTTTATCATTAGTAAAAAGTCACAGGAGcgtttataaaatattcttagTCTCAACTCTTATGCACTGCAAGATTTTTTAGTGTACTGGAAGAGATTGTAATACTAATGTTACACATATGTTTAcatataaagttttttttttcttattgagTTGGTTCATTTTGTAGCTGAAACACTTGGTTTTAAGAGTTATGCGCCGACATATCTTAGCTCTCAAGCAACAGGGAAGAACCTCCTAATTGGAGCAAAGTTTGCTTCAGCTGCATCTAGTTATGATAAAAAGGCTTCTATTTTGAATGTAAGTTTGTGATGAACAAGGTGAGCACGTGTATTGTCccaacaattaaaatattacaagaAATACCAAAGCAAGCTTATCAAGATAGCTGGAAGAAAAAAGGCAGCATCAATTATTAAGGGTGCATTGTACATATGAGTGCTGGAAGTAGTGAATTTGTTCAAAACTATTATGTAAATCCTTTGATCAACAAAGTTGTCACTCCTGATCAGTATTCTGCATACCTTGTGGATGTATTCTCAAGCTTTGTTaaggtattttgtttttttattgtaaCTTTGAAATAACAATGCATAAGCATCATGAAAGGATcaacataaaaaacaaaatcataactttactactaatatataataacattatctaacatcttccctaaaactcacgatgcattaacatggagcatcgagagtttgtcaactaaaaaacaaaaacatttaatAGAATGCATCtctgtgaacaaatcagcaatctgtaaagaagaagagtacgaatagtggtcatcttgactacaagagcaaaagtttcttcataatccataccatagtgttgagagaaacccttaacaacaagacgtgctttgtagcgctcaactgacccatcagacttaattttgatcttgtatacccaacgagacccaatagcacgttttctaggaggaagaggtactaattccccaagtattggttttgtgcaatgcagatagttcttctgtCATAGCCtactgccaaagaggatcaagaacaacctctttataggaagagggctcagaaaaagttgacgagaggggtaacgaggaggatcaacaatcgcaggaggtggttgaaCAGTcgggggggacaagagggatgtcaccaaagaagaagcaacaatcaaagagaagaaccaacaAAGAGAGAAACAACGAAAGAAGAAGCAGAAGCCAAAGAGATGATCATTAGCTAtaccaaacaatcacaataaagagAGAAACCAAACCAACAAGAAATCATATCAAATAGTCACAAtcaagagaagaaccaagccaacaaaaaatcaaaccgaaaaaggagcaacaaccatatcaaaacaaacccttaatatataatataaaagccCAATAACATACTACTTAACATCTCCCCTAAAATTACCTAATATTATAACAACCCCTCAAACTAAAGCTCAAATCAAccaatatcaaaatcaacagataggaacaaccaaataagtagcaccacgaaaccaaatcaaaacaaaccaaaccaaatagaaccaaacaaaactaaatcgtatcaaaccaaactaaaccaaactaaactacaccaaaccaaactaaacaaagagagaagcaaccaAATAGATGAACCACATGAGAGAAGAGCAAACAAATAGAACAATCAATAtggagagaagcaacaaagcaaatcactagaaagagaagcaatcaaacagaagaagcaacagagAGAGCGACAACACAGAAGAAAGCAACCAAAGAGATAGGAGAGACgaacaattaaattaccaaCCAAATCAGCAAAGAACCACAACAGTTGAAAGCATGTGAACCAAACCAAAATCAACTCCTTAATACTGATCATAACAAACAAGCAACGGGGAGAATGCGTTGATCCTCACGAACACTTGTCCCACCAACATAAGCATGAACCTTAACACCAAGGAAATCGACAAGAGCTCGCATAACCTTCTCAATCTGTTGAGCTAGCTCCCCCGTAGGGGCCAAAACCAAAACCTGGCACTGAACCAATCTGTAATTGAGCTGCTGCAAAATTCCagaacaaaatgttgttgtctTCCCTATTCCTGACTGAGCCTGTTGAAACACATCTAGACCTTTGCAAAAAGGAACAATTCCTCTTTGCTGGATTGCAGAAGGCCTCTCAAAACCGTAAGCATATATGCCTCGCAAAAGGTTTTCTTGCAGCCCCATTGCACCAAAGTTGTCATGGACTTCATCATATGAGGTGAAGAATTCTTGCCCATCACTGGCAAGCAGTTCATTCATCTTAGTGTCATAATGATTAGCGTCAAATTATGATCCTTTTGGAGCCAAACCGGAAGCTTTTGATACAAATACAACATGTATTCTTATACTGGCAGAATTTCCAGCCATTGCAACCAGGACGCCACCATCTTCATTGTCATAGACAATTGCAGCTGTGTAGCCCGCATTTTGTGCCATTCTAGCCTTTTCTTCGAAGCTACACCCCCCTCTAATCATCAAAACAAAAGGTGAACTAACATTCGAAAGTTCTATACATGATAATCGGGTGTTGTGCGAGTACGATTTCTCCCCCTACAGACCTCGTTtcgccgatccgaccgttgaagacaaAGACCTGAGTGTTGCGAACCTTTTATCCAAacatcagcccgatccaacggttaacgaatgtgcaatcgatgtttttgtgagactgatttaacaaaatcgggaatagggttattcttctcttttctcttttggtggttgtctttcctatcaaaataacCTCTCTCTTCTTTATATTAGATCataaaatcaaccaaagctatttgataccatgttaacaatgaaaagaggaagaagagagacaatCACTCTAGGGTtacataacatagaatgaaccaaacttcagttaatagggttacaatgaatatatatatatataaataaaaatgtctaaaatacccttactaataatatataataacattatctaacaattttgactaaaatatcatatactattcatttatttctataGTCTATGAGGTGTCAACTTAGTGGTAACTGTCCGACCTTATAATCTTAAGAGACAAAATTCAAATCCCCTCAGAAAGAGTTGTAAAATGGTCATTAGTATCAACTTAATTATAATTCATTACTTTATGTAAAAGAATGCTACTTATTCTTGTAACATATCTTGTGACATTCAATAGGCTTCGTGGAGGCAAGGAGAGGGTGTTTATTTTACCATGctgtaacaaaaaataaaataaactaatttaaataatgatcagttcacacaaaaatatacaatatataatagtttacaatgtgaaactcacctattaacaaattatataaattttaattcgatcacatactgacaccagtcttcctttattttagTTAGATcactttcagagtatgttgaaTTGAAGTTGTCAAAGTACTAtgcaatataatatttgaacataaataagttagaatcaaatatatatatatatatatatatatagtttatatatgaaaatcaaaatataatgaaaataacacACCATTTctagaattatattttgattcatgtcaacaatctccttcatgaatcacAATATATAATATCTGCGATCtaagttgttagtttgacgaggacactataaaataaaatatgttcgccaataaatatttatgcattgattgtaaatgaaattttaaaggcatataattaagttctataacaaaaatttcaaatatttgttgtaATCTATGTGATGTTGTTTGACTtatgcttcgacactgtagcacccatttgagcgCAGAAAACATGTAAATCACTAccaaaataaatgtgattattattcaattatcaaacacattatttatatatgtaagaaataaatgaatattacttacttATCAAATATAATCTTTATATCCGAGTGATTGTTATAATGACTGTGTAGTGGATCtaaatagtatttaattttAGATGTGGCATTGATGGCAAGTAACATCCAATGTTTCCTAAAACAACAAGATTTGGTTGACAACTTTGTTTACGTAACTGATAaagtatcataaattaaaaaagatataaataaagaatatataattatccTGAATTATATGGCGCAAAAAACAATATATCCTTCTCTTTATTTTCCAAAAGTATATCAACGACATATTTTTTGACGTTAACTGGATCGAGTTTAAACATGGACAGCTTATGGGGAGATAAGAATGAATCTATCTAACAAATTATGCATGCACATCGATTATAGTCATTActctctttccaattatcccttctcaTGTTATTCTTCCTGAATGAAGAGACATGGGAaaccctatggattcaacattggatagatattcagtacaaaatttagcaccttcttcgacaatgtaccgttcagcaatacaaccttctagtcgacttctactttttacgtaccttTTAAtgttttcatatatcgttctatcggatacatccatctcatacaAGTtagcccacaaagttgtgtctccttaacaagatgaatagtaaggtgaaccattatatcaaaaaacgagggtgggaaatacatttcaagcacacacaaagtaacaacaatttccctattcaatgtcggtaatttctgaggatcgatcactttacaaTAAATTTccttgaagaagaaacataatttagTTAAGGCTcatcgaactttttcaggtaaaatgggacgtatacctattggtagcaaaagCTCCATTAGAACATGATAGTCATgagtcttcaaaccttttaacttgaggtctttcatacaaactaaatttttaatgtttgaagcgtatccttctggaactttaacttcgtgtagaaatttacgtaaaacaatttttttcctttctagatagagtatgagcagCTGGATGTAGATATGTgtgatttcctttctttacgggactcaattcatttctttattCCCATATctaccaagtccaatcttgcattgatttCATCCTTAGACTTTcttggaacattgagtaacgtaccaataacactatcaaattttttttttcaatatgcatcacatcaagaaaatgtcttatatacaatgacttccaatatgacaattcaaagaaaattgactttttcttccacctaGTTTTGAcaagctctcccgcaaaaggtttgtcaaatttattggtcaaaccttgtaatttttcaaatatttgatatccagtTGGTTCTAAAGGAGCAGTACCTTCCTTTGATTTtacattgaatgcatttctccacccacgatactgatgactaaaaggtaaaaatctacgatgtcaaAGAAATAcgttcttcttacaatgtttcaaccgcatccaatctacactctcttcacatataggacatgcacaatgacctttaatgctatatcctaataaattatcatatgctggaaaatcattaatttttccgaacaacatagccctcaaattgaagaccatgtggattcttccatcagtagaaagtgcaagtcgtagatttcttgacGCTCCCTCGaaatcaggatactcgtgatcaattttcgTCCATTATGGATAATCTGCAGGGTGTTGAAACTTTctatctctaattctttcatttgcatgccatgtcaagttcttgaatcttcttcactgaaATAAATGCGCCTaaacttggtattataggaaaataccacacgacttttgctggagtagactctttcttcttatatcgagagacattgcatttcagacacacctttagtaattcatatttgtttcgaaataaaatgcaatctttaggacacgcatgaatccttttgtAACTCATGTCAATAAAGCACAAAATctgtttagcctcgtaggttcgactgagaagttcattatcatctagtaacatatcttttaggagtgttaataattctgtgaagattttatcagaccatccattaattgcttttaagttgtaaactttaatatcaccgacagtcttgtgaatctagtacaaccattatataatagtttctctgcatcactcaacaaactctcaaaatTTTAGGATAATCCCGaaaatcttcttcaactgcttttgcaatctcctcaactcggtcccaCTAACAAGTGTAAAGGGTTTTTGCACTGTCAGTCAATCATAATAGTTAGATCAATAGAGATACTTGATTTctactaaaagtaaatttaaagtcatcctcataaatatttttgatatgctgactgatgactcttcatcatatgcatattttcccactgttttagtcttatttatcctcaatcatcagttaaattaaggatttatttgatacattttgttgatttttgttctttgagtttataaaatgttttttgtttttatttcgttgattaagtaggaatttgtcgtaattttaaattgcgttttgttttagtgcaatgctgaattttggtgaaaaatcaacatgatatatgtggagtacttcagccatatctggagttctagatgtccaattagtgtcactccaagtgctaatgaaagctaagctccatatctacaactttcataaaGACATTGGGACCAAAGTCggacgcaaaagatgagaaaaatgcaaaatacattagatgttgtgcgcctggagcgcgccctgcgcgcctggagcgcatttcccAAGATGGGCCTCTGcaaacgcgcgcctggagcgcgtttttccgcgTCTGGGCGCGTGACGCGCACCAGCAATcataaaaacacagatttttactgttttatggatctttttgactcttgggaacttgggagacgtgtgccctaacatagaaactcaaagacggccgtttctaacgccattgaagcagttttatcaagaatcatccatgaatcattcttgtaattcttctttaatccttatcttttgtatctctgtcatgagtaactaaaccctatttgttagggatgagtgtaaccagatgaaacccttatttttctgatttgatttctagttatatgaatgagtttattgaattatttttctcatctctgtgcttaatgctttttattgcttgatcaacattaaaatgttctacgatttgtattttgaaacggaagtggactttacaaatgcttgagatgagaaattcatgaatttgtagtctagacataggtgcaggtcatgaaaccaattaaattagttgcaaagcaataatttacaagagaatttctatacggtaatgcttaattctaatcttaaatccactaaggaattaggggttactttggaattaaaggttctgtcactaagacattagggcaagaataataaagagaattcggtaataattcaataaaggaattcagtaactaggatcaaattagacaccaaggttggattcgaagtgaaactcatccctgacatttttctcattataaaagatcaattttattattgttgttaatttcaaacattatttcaatcaacttgggaacctttttgttcaattctagtaatcaaatataattcaatagtaaaacgcaatccttgagttcgacactcggtactaccgttttattattacttgcaacgattcagtacacttgctgaaacgctatcaagtttttggcgccgttgccggggattgccaattcactattgaagttaatttatttacttaattgaaattttttgctctacaataaaatttttgatattttttttatttgttgaacttgctaatgtcatgtctagtggtttgtctctcctttgtttgagataacagttagttgtggaagaagaggttttgggtgattgtgtcatatttactgaaatggccgacccaccaccaccagaacgtactctcggagaatatgggaatcgaattagaaatcgtgctcgattacccattcatcaccaaccggttacagtcaataagtttgaaataagtcttgctttataccgagagttgagggaaattcattttgccggcagacataacgaagacgctaatagacacctcacaaatttctttgaattatgtgaaatagtgaaggtggatggtttgtctgaggaaagcaagaaattgaagctatttccattctctttgatagatgatgctaaggagtgatttctttcattccccgccgacagcatcaccacatgggatgatcttgaggataagttcttggaacaatatttccccccagccatgttcgttagaaagaggcaagaaatcaccggttacaaacagaaagaaggggaatctcttcgtgacacttacaggagattcagaaacttactagccggatgtcctaatcatgcttatgacgacactgcccaaatgcaaatattttgtaatggCTTGAGgccgagcactagaattatgttggatgccacagccggtggttctttgaattacaaaaccgcaacagaagcacgaaagattattgagatcatggcatcaaatgaacagatgatgttgtatgacagaagtggtggttcaacaagtggcgtaatggaattgaatgttatggatgggttAGCTCCAGACAGGCTACTATCGAAGATGGAAGAGGTTATcgccactgagataaagaagggaatgacagctctaaatatacaaccacaagtggcccccgtcaaattactaaagcagactagttgtaacctttgtggaggagcacataaaactggagtctgtgaagcactggatgataatgaggtagaagaactagaacgggtgaattttgtgagtaataacaacaggcagaataacccctactctaatacgtacaatcctggttagagaaatcatccaaatttttcctggagagatcaacaaggtagatctcagggtcaacaagaagctcaaacgaaccaatttccacctagaaaggctgcttgggagagtgccatggagaaattagtgacaaccacaaattctttcattgaagagtcaagagccatccagaaaaatcactctgcatccataaagaatctggaaactcaagtgggtcaacttgctcaacaaatggcacaaagaacgactggaaatttgcctagtgacacagttacgaatccacgaaattatgtcaatgccgtgacaacaaggagtggcaaggtaagtgaacaagtaccacttaaagtcaaacaaagtgtaagcacttcaagctcgacccactcagaagaaacagtcacaccgaccttagtggaagagcacaccactcttgaaaaggaggaagaacatgtggtacaaaaaagggaaccactgccaaaaccagaaattcgacttccgtttcctcaaaggttaaaaaaggaagaaacagaaaaacaattcggtaagttccttgatatttttaaaaaattacaaattaacattccttttgcagaggcactagaacagatgccaacatacgccaagttcatgaaggagattctatcaaagaaaagaaaaatcggcggtgaaacagtgatgctaaccgaagaatgtagtgctatactacagagaaaactaccgccgaagctcaaggaccctggaagcttctcaatcccgtgcgctattggaaatagaacttttgggaaggctttgtgcgatcttggggctagtgtaagtcttatgcccctttcaatatacaaaaaattgggcattggaaaagtcaaggACACACAGCTGATGTTACAGTTTGCGGACCGCTCGATGAAACATccctatggagtggtggaagatgtgttggttaaagtggacaagttcatttttccagtagattttgtggtactagatatggaggaagacaacgacattcctttgattttggggagaccgttcttggcaacagggagagctatgattgatgtagcagatggcaccttaaccttgaaagtaaatgaagaaaccgtcacttttaacattctaaaagccatggaacactcaaaagaaagagaagggtgcaatcgaATCGAGATTTTAGATGAGATAGTCAATGAAGAAATAAAGCATCAAACACCCAGCCTGCCATTAGAAAGAGTTTTATGTCTACCCCAAGATGTCGTTCAAGAAAGTGAAGACCCAAAGATGAAGGAGGTGTGggccatgttagaagcatcgCCATCTTACTCCCCCCGTTTTCCTACTAGGTGGGAGGActtgaaagggaatgaagacAAGTCCGCGGAGAAAAAGACACCACTGATTGAACTCAAGCAGCTGCctcttcatttgaaatatgtattcctaggtgaagaagaaaaaaatccagCCATAATTAGTGCAAGCTTAAGCGAGTTACaagaagaaaagttgttgaGAATTCTGCGGAAGCACAAGGGTGCTATCGGTTGGTCCATTGATGACTTGAAGGGAATAAGTACGACtttttgtatgcacaaaatcCTCATGGAAGACAATCACAAATCGGTAGTACAACCCCAAAGGAGATTGAATCTGGTAATGAAAGAAGTGATCAGGAAAGAGGTGGTAAAGCTACTAGAAGCCGGCCTCATATACCCAATTTCAGATAGCTCTTGGGTGAGTCCCGTCCAAGTGGTACCAAAAAAGGGCGGAACGACTGtcatcacaaatgaaaagaacgAGTTAATTCCTACTCGGACGGTTACATGCTGGAGAGTGTGTATTGATTACAGGAGATTGAACAGTGCCACGAGG
The genomic region above belongs to Cicer arietinum cultivar CDC Frontier isolate Library 1 chromosome 4, Cicar.CDCFrontier_v2.0, whole genome shotgun sequence and contains:
- the LOC101510911 gene encoding eukaryotic initiation factor 4A-8-like, with the translated sequence MNELLASDGQEFFTSYDEVHDNFGAMGLQENLLRGIYAYGFERPSAIQQRGIVPFCKGLDVFQQAQSGIGKTTTFCSGILQQLNYRLVQCQVLVLAPTGELAQQIEKVMRALVDFLGVKVHAYVGGTSVREDQRILPVACLL